Proteins encoded by one window of Candidatus Sumerlaea chitinivorans:
- a CDS encoding NAD(FAD)-utilizing dehydrogenase — protein MTHREVSERDYWGGPRTIIRNVLRSFPVEQTLRWMHELGVELVLEPTGKYFPKSGQAREVLEALLRRMATLGVELRTNWRVQRIERRADGWFVVQRRGDASEIYAQRLILATGGMALPKSGSDGAGYEWARAFGHTIHKPLPALVPLVLERGAEVGGRFEEFSGLSADARLVLRDDSGKALAETQGPVLFTHFGISGPATLDLSRHVVAYRDRTGTRVALVELGHRDLPTLESAIAMLQAAARESPKRSLGHVLAGLYPERFARALAGELGPRVVSQLTREERRHVAQLLTALPLRVIGDRGFSFAETTAGGVDLREIDWRTMESRMVPGLHFCGEILDVDGRIGGFNFQWAWASGFLAGRGAVA, from the coding sequence GTGACCCATCGCGAGGTCTCTGAGCGGGATTATTGGGGCGGACCTCGCACGATCATCCGCAACGTGCTTCGCAGCTTTCCGGTGGAGCAAACACTGCGTTGGATGCACGAGCTGGGGGTCGAGCTCGTCCTGGAGCCCACCGGCAAGTACTTTCCGAAGTCGGGGCAGGCGCGTGAGGTTCTTGAGGCGCTTCTCCGGCGAATGGCCACTCTCGGGGTCGAGCTGCGCACGAATTGGCGGGTTCAGAGGATCGAGCGCCGTGCCGACGGATGGTTCGTTGTCCAGCGCAGGGGCGACGCCAGCGAGATTTACGCTCAGCGACTGATCCTCGCCACTGGCGGCATGGCGCTCCCGAAATCGGGAAGCGACGGCGCAGGTTATGAGTGGGCGCGTGCGTTCGGTCACACTATCCACAAGCCGCTGCCTGCCCTCGTCCCACTTGTGTTGGAGCGTGGCGCCGAGGTCGGAGGACGTTTTGAGGAGTTCTCCGGGCTCAGCGCGGACGCTCGGCTTGTCCTGCGCGACGACTCGGGCAAGGCGCTGGCGGAAACGCAGGGACCCGTGCTCTTCACGCATTTCGGGATCAGTGGGCCGGCGACGCTCGATCTGTCGCGACACGTGGTCGCCTACCGCGATCGCACGGGCACTCGAGTCGCACTGGTCGAACTCGGGCACCGAGATCTGCCCACTTTGGAATCCGCCATTGCGATGCTCCAAGCGGCCGCACGCGAATCGCCCAAACGTTCGCTGGGCCATGTACTTGCTGGTTTATATCCAGAACGATTCGCACGCGCCCTCGCTGGCGAGCTCGGTCCACGCGTGGTCTCGCAACTCACGCGCGAAGAAAGGCGGCACGTCGCTCAGTTGCTGACGGCGCTGCCCTTGCGGGTGATCGGGGACCGCGGCTTTAGCTTTGCCGAGACCACGGCCGGCGGCGTAGATCTGCGCGAAATTGATTGGCGCACGATGGAATCACGAATGGTCCCCGGCCTTCATTTCTGCGGCGAGATCTTGGACGTGGATGGGCGAATCGGCGGGTTCAATTTTCAGTGGGCGTGGGCAAGCGGTTTCCTTGCAGGGCGCGGAGCCGTCGCCTGA
- a CDS encoding Glycosyltransferase, with the protein MQEPLISILLPARNAEATLGDALESILAQTWVNWELVLVNDGSVDGTPEIAHRYARQDPRIKVHRAGGDGITSALRIAAMHARGEYLARMDADDIALPDRLERQIAALQDNPRAAVCGGRVEDFGEVGEGRRRYSAWLNSLDSPEEIARNLFVECPLAHPTFLMRGSAFRAVGGYESRPWPEDYDLLLRFWLNGYELTTTPPPPILRWRDSPHRLSRRDPHYAPEAFLACKMHYLLQAPMLLRKRLVQWGAGLVGKQWLRAWPPERKPELLVDIDPRKIGQRIHGIAVVEPETLGAPKGRFCVIAVGVGEARPQIREWLDSHGWAELADYVFVA; encoded by the coding sequence GTGCAAGAACCACTCATCAGCATTCTGTTACCGGCACGTAACGCGGAGGCGACCCTTGGCGACGCCCTCGAGAGCATCTTGGCACAAACGTGGGTCAATTGGGAACTGGTTTTGGTGAATGACGGTTCGGTGGACGGCACACCCGAAATCGCTCACCGGTATGCGAGGCAGGATCCCCGCATCAAGGTACACCGGGCGGGTGGAGATGGGATCACCTCTGCGCTCCGAATCGCCGCAATGCATGCCCGAGGAGAATACTTGGCGCGAATGGACGCCGACGACATAGCACTCCCCGATCGGCTCGAGCGACAAATCGCCGCGTTGCAAGATAACCCACGAGCAGCGGTCTGCGGTGGGCGCGTGGAAGACTTTGGCGAAGTGGGCGAGGGCCGACGCCGCTATTCCGCATGGCTCAACTCGCTGGACAGCCCAGAGGAAATCGCTCGCAATCTCTTCGTGGAATGCCCGCTCGCTCACCCCACCTTCCTCATGCGAGGGTCCGCGTTTCGGGCCGTTGGGGGCTACGAGTCAAGGCCATGGCCTGAGGATTATGACCTTCTGCTGCGTTTCTGGCTGAATGGATACGAGCTAACCACCACGCCGCCTCCCCCCATTCTACGTTGGCGCGATTCACCCCATCGCCTCTCGCGACGCGATCCGCACTACGCCCCGGAAGCCTTTTTGGCGTGCAAAATGCACTACCTTCTGCAAGCTCCAATGCTATTGCGCAAACGCTTGGTGCAGTGGGGAGCGGGTTTGGTGGGAAAACAGTGGCTTCGCGCTTGGCCGCCCGAGCGCAAGCCGGAACTTCTGGTGGATATTGACCCAAGAAAAATTGGGCAACGCATCCACGGCATCGCGGTGGTAGAGCCAGAGACACTTGGCGCCCCCAAGGGCCGGTTCTGCGTGATCGCCGTAGGCGTCGGCGAGGCTCGCCCCCAGATTCGCGAGTGGCTGGATAGCCATGGATGGGCAGAATTGGCGGATTACGTTTTCGTAGCTTAA
- a CDS encoding Crp/Fnr family transcriptional regulator: METLERYLAEHKFFENLPKRDLNLLVSCASNVRFDAGKYIFREGESADKFYLIRHGKVAIEIAGPGVGPIIVDTLDEGDVLGWSWLIPPYRWRFDARAIELTRAIALDGACLRSKCEQDHDLGYELLKRFTLVMAARLEATRLQLLDLYGTKKK, translated from the coding sequence ATGGAAACTCTTGAGCGCTATCTCGCTGAACACAAGTTCTTCGAAAACCTTCCGAAGCGCGATCTCAACTTGTTGGTTTCATGTGCGTCCAACGTGCGCTTCGATGCCGGGAAATACATCTTTCGAGAAGGCGAGTCGGCTGACAAGTTTTACCTGATTCGCCACGGCAAGGTTGCGATCGAAATTGCTGGGCCCGGTGTTGGGCCAATTATCGTGGATACGCTGGACGAAGGCGACGTTCTGGGGTGGTCGTGGCTCATTCCGCCCTACCGCTGGCGCTTCGATGCAAGGGCGATCGAGCTCACCCGTGCAATCGCTCTCGACGGAGCCTGTCTGCGTTCCAAATGTGAACAGGATCACGACCTCGGCTACGAGTTGCTCAAGCGGTTCACGTTAGTGATGGCAGCTCGCCTTGAGGCTACGCGGCTCCAACTGCTCGACCTCTATGGGACAAAGAAGAAGTGA
- a CDS encoding Anaerobic sulfite reductase subunit A, whose translation MPGSKLKSGESVVLLRENFGALFDALRAEGYKIIGPTVQDGAIVYDEINSPDDLPAGWGDLQEPGKYRLRRRSDQALFGYVVGPHSWKRFLFPPHLRMWRAVKNRTGFQIIPDQEEPPRMAFLGVRPCELQAIAIQDTIFKGTKYVDPVYQGRRHAALIIAVNCAEPAGTCFCTSMKTGPRALAGFDIALTELLTDGKHRFLLESGSVRGVELLRKLPTQPATEEDRKEAEAVTREAAGRITRQLETEGLRDLLLSNLEHPRWEAIADRCLACANCTMVCPTCFCSTVEDTTDLVGNHAERWRRWDSCFNLDFSYIHGGSVRQSTMSRYRQWMTHKLASWVDQFGTFGCVGCGRCITWCPVGIDITEEARQMRQTVAAGKE comes from the coding sequence ATGCCTGGATCAAAATTGAAAAGCGGCGAAAGTGTGGTTCTGCTGCGCGAGAATTTTGGGGCACTTTTTGACGCGCTTCGCGCAGAGGGATATAAGATTATCGGCCCGACCGTCCAGGATGGGGCCATTGTGTACGACGAGATTAACTCGCCAGATGACCTTCCGGCTGGATGGGGGGACCTGCAGGAGCCGGGCAAGTACCGCCTCCGCCGGCGCTCGGATCAGGCGCTGTTTGGCTATGTAGTCGGCCCCCATTCGTGGAAGCGTTTTTTGTTTCCGCCCCACCTGCGAATGTGGCGAGCTGTGAAAAACCGCACAGGTTTTCAGATTATTCCTGACCAAGAAGAGCCTCCGCGAATGGCGTTTCTTGGGGTCCGCCCCTGCGAGTTGCAAGCAATTGCAATTCAAGACACGATTTTTAAGGGGACGAAGTATGTGGATCCCGTATATCAAGGCCGGCGCCACGCAGCTTTGATCATCGCCGTCAATTGCGCGGAACCGGCAGGCACGTGTTTCTGCACTTCAATGAAAACCGGCCCACGTGCTTTGGCGGGATTTGACATCGCCCTCACCGAACTCCTCACGGATGGCAAACACCGTTTCCTCCTTGAGTCGGGTTCGGTGCGCGGGGTCGAGCTCTTGCGTAAGCTTCCTACCCAACCAGCTACCGAAGAGGACCGCAAAGAGGCCGAAGCCGTGACGCGCGAAGCCGCTGGGCGGATCACTCGACAGCTTGAGACAGAGGGGCTCAGAGACCTTCTTCTTTCGAACCTCGAACACCCACGGTGGGAGGCGATCGCGGACCGCTGCCTTGCCTGTGCCAACTGCACGATGGTGTGCCCAACGTGTTTCTGCTCGACGGTTGAGGATACCACCGATCTCGTGGGCAATCATGCGGAACGCTGGCGGCGGTGGGACTCGTGCTTCAACCTCGATTTCTCCTACATTCACGGGGGAAGTGTTCGGCAGTCCACGATGTCGCGCTATCGCCAGTGGATGACTCACAAGTTGGCATCATGGGTGGATCAGTTCGGGACGTTCGGATGCGTGGGGTGCGGCCGCTGCATCACGTGGTGCCCAGTCGGAATTGATATCACGGAAGAGGCGCGCCAGATGCGCCAAACCGTAGCTGCAGGAAAGGAGTGA
- a CDS encoding Hydrolase (HAD superfamily): MPLGTILVTAAVTLVVVLLVGGGLVWFLAKRMGVQISSAHQAAQQALEEARKEAETIRKEAEIEAKELIFQRTKQAEKEAQRRRAELDRIENRLRNKERILDQKIESFERREKALADKEQTLQAKLESIEKREAQLEEMENALRRKAEEISGLSAEEAKRYLLESLENEVKQEAAAIIRRVENETKEIAERKARQIITLAIQRCATEQVTESTCSVLTLPSDELKGRIIGREGRNIRALEAATGVNLIVDDTPEAVVISSFDPLRREIARLALEKLIADGRIHPARIEEVVKKTERELLEHIRQEGEQVAFTLGIGDLHPELLKLLGRLKFRTSYGQNILMHSQEVAILCGSMAAELGADIQLAKRAGLLHDIGKAVSHEIEGTHALIGADLCRKYGESAPVVHAIAAHHNEEEPRTIVAVLVQAADAISASRPGARRESLEAYIKRLEKLEEIASSFPGVEKSYALQAGREIRIMVEPEKISDNDAAVLAREVTKRIENEVQYPGQIKVTVLRETRVVEYAK; this comes from the coding sequence ATGCCTTTGGGAACGATTCTGGTGACCGCCGCCGTGACACTGGTTGTTGTGCTTCTGGTTGGCGGTGGTCTCGTATGGTTCCTCGCAAAACGGATGGGAGTGCAGATCAGCTCAGCCCACCAAGCTGCCCAGCAGGCGTTGGAGGAAGCCCGCAAAGAAGCCGAGACGATTCGCAAGGAAGCTGAGATCGAAGCCAAAGAGCTCATCTTCCAGCGAACAAAACAAGCCGAAAAGGAAGCTCAGCGACGGCGAGCCGAACTGGATCGCATCGAAAATCGGCTACGAAATAAAGAGCGGATTCTTGATCAGAAGATCGAAAGCTTCGAGCGGCGCGAGAAGGCTTTAGCCGACAAGGAGCAGACGCTTCAGGCAAAGCTTGAATCCATCGAGAAGCGCGAAGCGCAGCTCGAAGAGATGGAAAACGCTCTGCGCCGCAAGGCTGAAGAGATTAGTGGCTTGAGCGCTGAAGAAGCCAAACGCTACCTCCTCGAGAGTCTGGAGAACGAGGTGAAGCAAGAGGCTGCGGCGATCATCCGGCGGGTTGAAAACGAAACCAAGGAGATCGCCGAACGCAAAGCGCGCCAAATCATCACGTTGGCCATCCAGCGGTGCGCGACGGAGCAGGTGACGGAGAGTACCTGCTCAGTGCTCACGCTTCCGTCGGACGAGCTGAAAGGGCGTATCATTGGTCGCGAAGGGCGTAATATTCGGGCCCTCGAAGCGGCCACGGGTGTGAACCTCATCGTGGACGATACCCCCGAAGCGGTCGTCATTAGCTCCTTCGATCCGCTGCGGCGCGAGATTGCTCGTTTGGCGCTTGAGAAACTGATTGCCGACGGGCGAATCCATCCCGCGCGCATCGAAGAAGTCGTGAAGAAAACCGAGCGCGAGCTTCTGGAACATATTCGGCAAGAAGGCGAACAGGTCGCTTTTACACTCGGCATTGGCGACCTTCATCCCGAACTCCTCAAACTCTTAGGCAGGCTGAAATTCCGAACGTCTTATGGGCAAAATATCCTGATGCACTCGCAGGAAGTGGCAATCCTGTGCGGCAGCATGGCGGCCGAACTTGGAGCTGACATTCAGTTGGCAAAACGCGCCGGCCTGCTCCATGACATCGGGAAAGCCGTGAGCCACGAAATCGAAGGGACTCACGCGTTGATTGGGGCTGATCTGTGCAGAAAATACGGCGAAAGTGCACCCGTGGTGCATGCGATTGCCGCCCATCACAACGAGGAAGAACCTCGAACCATTGTTGCGGTTCTCGTGCAAGCCGCCGACGCCATCTCAGCGAGCCGGCCCGGTGCACGACGCGAAAGCTTGGAAGCTTACATCAAGCGGCTTGAGAAGCTTGAAGAAATCGCGAGTAGCTTCCCCGGCGTCGAAAAATCCTACGCTTTGCAAGCAGGACGAGAAATCCGCATCATGGTGGAGCCAGAGAAAATCAGCGATAACGATGCCGCTGTTCTGGCACGCGAGGTCACAAAACGCATCGAAAACGAAGTCCAATATCCCGGACAAATCAAGGTCACCGTTCTTCGCGAAACGCGAGTCGTGGAGTACGCAAAGTGA
- a CDS encoding Phage tail fiber protein, whose product MRGTFARKARFLAALTLVIGLVAPALARLPEEGLQRAQEAEKLVRSGDVDAAIRIFVELDSRYPNEAAVQRRLAELYDGKGQLGAALYYYRRYLELAGNKARPEIRERVQTLEMTAGAREAADEIARRLGKKARPQPTPETHTEQVIEKVLPDGRRVAVKSAEELMADSPKGATHATPTPTPRHPLAVREVTLPPETPEAEPTKTNEANQAIPQEPADATPSARATTASSPSPAVNATPTPKPVFTPPPIRATLSPADEALMLKAQNENPTESTPAATERSGVAPSKPTSPRAVPTQAETQSGKSVEAESLPHAGIRTTRVEVIRPEVRGDSPQAEKNPERRRFRNVNSDPYFTSEPGSGEKAKLTLSNEFADAVVTFVAVPAEGTEPINVILGIGESRSIEIEPGTYEVRISAMNNRYPPATVLRQQFNYTFEAGTTYHRRFSPGDTQRVP is encoded by the coding sequence TTGAGGGGGACCTTTGCCCGCAAAGCACGGTTTCTTGCAGCGCTCACGCTCGTAATCGGGCTCGTGGCCCCCGCCTTAGCTCGGCTTCCAGAAGAGGGGCTCCAACGAGCTCAAGAAGCTGAAAAGCTGGTGCGATCGGGCGATGTGGATGCTGCAATCCGGATTTTTGTCGAACTCGATTCGCGCTACCCCAACGAAGCCGCTGTTCAGCGTCGGCTGGCCGAGCTTTACGACGGGAAAGGACAGTTAGGGGCTGCGCTCTACTATTATCGGCGTTATCTTGAGCTGGCCGGCAACAAGGCGCGACCCGAAATTCGCGAACGGGTGCAGACGCTCGAGATGACAGCCGGAGCCCGTGAGGCGGCCGACGAAATTGCTCGCCGCCTTGGAAAGAAAGCGCGACCGCAGCCTACCCCCGAGACGCACACCGAACAGGTGATCGAAAAAGTGTTGCCCGACGGGCGGCGCGTGGCAGTGAAGAGCGCGGAGGAGCTCATGGCGGATTCTCCTAAAGGAGCGACGCACGCAACGCCAACCCCGACTCCACGCCACCCCTTAGCGGTCCGTGAGGTTACCCTTCCTCCTGAGACCCCGGAGGCTGAGCCCACGAAGACGAACGAGGCGAATCAGGCGATACCGCAAGAGCCTGCCGATGCCACACCATCAGCGAGGGCAACGACAGCCAGCTCCCCTTCCCCCGCGGTCAACGCAACGCCGACGCCGAAACCTGTGTTCACGCCCCCTCCGATTCGCGCAACGCTATCCCCTGCCGATGAGGCATTGATGCTCAAGGCCCAGAACGAAAACCCCACCGAGAGTACGCCAGCTGCGACGGAGCGTTCCGGTGTAGCCCCCAGCAAGCCCACCTCGCCGCGCGCCGTGCCAACGCAGGCAGAAACTCAAAGCGGAAAATCCGTGGAAGCCGAGAGCCTTCCACACGCCGGCATTCGCACCACTCGAGTGGAGGTGATCCGGCCCGAGGTGCGAGGAGATTCTCCTCAGGCAGAGAAGAACCCCGAGAGACGGCGGTTTCGAAACGTAAATTCGGACCCTTACTTCACTTCCGAACCCGGAAGTGGCGAGAAAGCAAAGCTAACATTGAGTAATGAGTTTGCGGACGCTGTGGTGACTTTTGTTGCCGTGCCGGCGGAAGGGACCGAACCGATCAATGTCATCCTCGGGATTGGCGAGTCCCGCAGCATAGAGATTGAGCCCGGAACCTATGAAGTCCGGATCTCGGCGATGAACAACCGTTATCCTCCCGCAACCGTTCTGCGACAGCAGTTCAACTACACTTTTGAAGCTGGCACCACCTATCATCGGCGTTTTAGCCCGGGGGACACACAGCGCGTGCCATAG
- a CDS encoding Group 3b Ni,Fe-hydrogenase, subunit gamma — MSEWIDPMLPRPFRVRRFIQETHDTFTLELDAVDGAKPFAFLPGQFNMLYVFGVGEVPISISGDPTSPKGLTHTTREVGLVTKAMRQLRKGDYLGVRGPFGTAWPVEEAAGNDVVIVAGGIGLAPLRPALYQLIANREKFGKIVLLYGTRSPNDILYQKELKQWRAQFDMEVYVTVDRATGDWRGNVGVVTALIPKAPFDPLSTTAFVCGPEIMMRFTVQELQKRGLTNDRIYISMERNMKCGIGLCGHCQIGPTFVCKNGPVYRFDHIEELFGKREV; from the coding sequence ATGAGCGAGTGGATTGATCCCATGCTGCCAAGGCCGTTCCGGGTTCGCCGATTCATCCAAGAAACCCATGACACGTTCACACTCGAGCTCGACGCTGTAGACGGCGCAAAGCCGTTCGCTTTCTTGCCGGGACAATTCAACATGCTTTACGTGTTTGGCGTGGGAGAAGTTCCGATCTCGATTAGCGGCGATCCCACATCACCAAAGGGGCTAACGCATACGACGCGCGAAGTGGGCTTGGTGACGAAAGCCATGCGCCAACTGCGCAAGGGCGACTACCTTGGTGTGCGAGGCCCTTTTGGCACGGCTTGGCCAGTAGAAGAGGCAGCGGGGAACGATGTCGTCATCGTCGCGGGCGGCATCGGTTTAGCTCCCCTGCGTCCGGCATTGTATCAGCTCATTGCGAACCGAGAGAAGTTCGGCAAAATCGTTCTTCTTTACGGAACGCGAAGCCCAAACGACATCCTCTACCAAAAAGAGCTCAAGCAGTGGCGTGCCCAGTTCGATATGGAAGTCTATGTGACCGTTGACCGCGCCACCGGCGATTGGCGGGGCAACGTGGGGGTCGTAACGGCGCTGATCCCGAAAGCTCCCTTCGACCCACTGAGCACGACCGCATTTGTGTGCGGGCCAGAAATCATGATGCGGTTCACGGTCCAAGAGCTTCAGAAGCGCGGTCTGACAAACGACAGAATCTACATCTCCATGGAACGCAACATGAAGTGTGGCATTGGCCTGTGCGGTCACTGTCAGATCGGCCCGACCTTCGTATGCAAGAATGGACCAGTTTATCGCTTCGACCACATCGAGGAACTGTTCGGAAAGCGGGAGGTATAA